A stretch of Parvimonas micra DNA encodes these proteins:
- the rapZ gene encoding RNase adapter RapZ has product MEAVIITGMSGAGKTLALNHFEDMGYYCMENLPPKFIVDFVELINNSTKSIEKLAIVIDVRARFFEDLSETIQNLKKMDCELKVLFLDASNRTLINRYKELRRPHPVNPNGALSDSIELERELLNDIKDKSDIIIDTTRLSAISFKNKLNSIFFNGNKKDLVINIESFGFKNGILVEADLVFDVRFLPNPYYIEELKELNGKDDEIQNYVMDFDDSKIFLDKVVDLLEFLIPKYKAEGKNMLTIGVGCTGGKHRSVCLAEKIYSELKKEHSNVNISHRDERLW; this is encoded by the coding sequence ATGGAAGCAGTTATAATTACAGGAATGAGTGGAGCAGGAAAGACATTGGCATTAAACCATTTTGAAGATATGGGTTATTATTGCATGGAAAATCTCCCTCCAAAATTTATTGTAGATTTTGTTGAATTAATAAATAATTCTACAAAGTCTATTGAAAAGTTGGCTATAGTTATTGACGTTAGAGCTAGGTTTTTTGAAGACTTATCAGAAACAATTCAAAATTTGAAAAAAATGGATTGTGAACTTAAAGTCTTATTTTTAGATGCAAGTAATAGAACTCTTATTAATAGATACAAGGAATTAAGACGTCCTCATCCTGTAAACCCGAATGGTGCACTTTCAGATTCCATAGAGCTAGAAAGGGAATTACTTAATGATATAAAAGATAAATCTGATATTATCATAGATACTACAAGACTTTCTGCTATAAGTTTTAAAAATAAATTGAATTCAATTTTTTTCAATGGTAATAAAAAAGATTTAGTTATAAATATAGAATCATTTGGATTTAAAAATGGAATTTTGGTTGAAGCTGATTTAGTTTTTGACGTTAGATTTTTACCTAATCCATATTATATTGAAGAACTAAAAGAACTTAACGGAAAAGATGATGAAATTCAAAATTATGTTATGGATTTTGATGACTCAAAGATATTTTTAGATAAGGTTGTTGATTTATTGGAGTTCTTAATACCTAAATATAAGGCTGAAGGAAAAAATATGCTTACTATTGGAGTTGGATGTACAGGTGGAAAGCATCGTTCTGTTTGTTTAGCTGAAAAAATTTATTCAGAACTTAAAAAAGAACATTCTAATGTTAATATTTCTCATAGGGATGAAAGACTATGGTAG
- the murB gene encoding UDP-N-acetylmuramate dehydrogenase: MLFSKLNCIVRYDEPLKNHTTFKIGGNCIALIEPREVSDIVETIKICRENSIKFFVIGNGSNLLVPDEGYNGVIIKLKGEFSTIQVEGEYLIVNSGAKLSEVYTVAYENSLTGFEFASGIPGTIGGAVYMNAGAYGGEMKDIVESVQVLDLDNFELRELKNEELEFSYRKSIIQRKNYIVTTIKLKLQKGNKEEINAVYEDLRERRNSKQPLNFGSAGSTFKRPEGHFASKLIEDAGLKGYHINDAWVSEKHSGFVVNKGNASYKEVMELIEYVQKVVFEKFGVKLETEVRILKD; this comes from the coding sequence ATGTTATTTAGTAAATTAAATTGTATTGTAAGATATGATGAACCTTTAAAAAATCATACTACATTCAAAATTGGTGGAAATTGTATAGCTTTAATTGAACCAAGAGAAGTTTCCGATATAGTTGAAACTATAAAAATATGTAGAGAAAATAGTATTAAATTTTTTGTAATTGGAAATGGATCAAATTTACTTGTTCCAGATGAAGGATATAATGGAGTTATAATAAAATTAAAGGGTGAATTTTCAACAATACAAGTTGAGGGCGAATATTTAATAGTAAATTCTGGTGCAAAATTATCAGAAGTTTATACTGTAGCTTATGAAAATTCTTTAACAGGATTTGAATTCGCTTCAGGAATTCCTGGAACAATAGGTGGAGCAGTCTATATGAATGCAGGAGCCTATGGTGGTGAAATGAAAGATATAGTGGAATCCGTTCAAGTTTTGGACTTAGATAATTTTGAATTAAGAGAATTAAAAAATGAAGAGCTTGAATTTTCTTATAGAAAAAGCATAATTCAAAGGAAAAACTATATTGTAACTACTATTAAGTTGAAATTACAAAAAGGAAATAAAGAAGAAATAAATGCTGTCTATGAAGATTTAAGAGAAAGAAGAAATTCAAAACAACCTTTGAACTTCGGTTCTGCGGGAAGTACATTTAAAAGACCTGAAGGACATTTTGCTTCAAAATTAATCGAAGATGCTGGACTTAAAGGATATCATATAAATGATGCTTGGGTTTCCGAAAAACATTCAGGCTTTGTTGTTAATAAAGGAAATGCGAGTTATAAAGAGGTTATGGAGCTTATTGAATATGTTCAAAAAGTTGTTTTTGAAAAATTTGGAGTTAAGTTGGAAACAGAAGTAAGAATTTTAAAGGATTAG
- the hprK gene encoding HPr(Ser) kinase/phosphatase — translation MKKSVLLKDLVEKLGFEIVYKSDDYDKIEIDINEVNRPGLQLSGFFDTFSYKRIQIIGLPEHEYYNKYLPFDERRNIFDKFFSYPIPALIYSYGINIPYEVYSLAKKHNRTILRVDYGTTKLISKLNLFLEYALSEEIRVHGGLLEVFGMGILILGKSSIGKSETALELIARGHRLVADDAVDIRKIDNKLYGESPENIRHFLEIRGLGILDIERLYGSGAIKRSTEIDFVIELENWIDNKEYDRLGLDDKYKSILGLELPYIVIPVKPGRNIALIVEVAARNMRQKMYGYNAAEELNKRIMEEIKNKSN, via the coding sequence ATGAAAAAAAGTGTTCTATTGAAAGACTTAGTTGAAAAACTTGGATTTGAGATTGTTTATAAAAGCGATGATTATGATAAAATAGAAATAGATATTAATGAAGTTAATAGACCTGGGCTTCAACTAAGTGGTTTTTTTGATACTTTTTCATATAAAAGAATTCAAATAATTGGACTTCCGGAGCATGAATATTATAACAAATATTTACCCTTTGATGAAAGAAGAAATATTTTTGATAAGTTCTTTTCATATCCGATTCCCGCTTTGATTTACAGTTATGGAATTAATATACCTTATGAAGTTTATTCTTTGGCAAAAAAACATAATAGAACAATTTTAAGAGTAGATTATGGAACTACAAAACTTATTTCCAAGTTGAATTTATTTTTAGAATATGCCTTAAGTGAAGAAATAAGAGTTCATGGTGGATTACTTGAAGTTTTTGGTATGGGAATTTTAATACTTGGTAAAAGTAGTATAGGGAAAAGTGAAACTGCTCTTGAACTTATTGCTCGTGGACATAGATTGGTGGCAGATGATGCTGTAGATATAAGAAAAATAGATAACAAACTCTATGGTGAGTCACCTGAAAATATTCGACATTTTTTAGAGATTAGAGGGCTTGGAATATTGGATATTGAAAGGTTATATGGATCAGGGGCAATAAAAAGATCTACAGAGATTGATTTTGTTATTGAGCTTGAAAATTGGATAGATAACAAAGAATATGATAGATTAGGTCTTGATGATAAATACAAAAGTATCCTTGGCCTTGAACTTCCATATATTGTAATTCCTGTAAAACCGGGTAGAAATATAGCACTGATTGTTGAAGTTGCAGCAAGAAATATGCGCCAAAAAATGTATGGATATAATGCTGCAGAGGAATTAAATAAAAGAATAATGGAAGAAATAAAAAATAAATCAAATTAG